From one Candidatus Dependentiae bacterium genomic stretch:
- a CDS encoding type II toxin-antitoxin system RelE/ParE family toxin: MIHPPCVGYTVVFADEATKDLKKIDRQTISKILDKIKLLISVNHSNLNIKKLKSKNLLYRLRVGDYRVIYSIKHEKIIIYIVAIGHRKDIYQKLDKRIL; the protein is encoded by the coding sequence ATGATACATCCACCATGTGTGGGCTATACTGTTGTTTTTGCAGATGAAGCAACCAAAGATCTTAAGAAAATTGATAGACAAACAATATCAAAAATATTGGATAAGATTAAGCTGTTAATTTCTGTTAATCATAGCAATTTGAATATTAAAAAATTAAAATCAAAAAATTTGTTATATCGCTTGAGAGTTGGAGATTATAGGGTTATTTATTCTATAAAACATGAAAAAATTATTATATATATTGTTGCAATTGGACATAGAAAAGATATTTATCAAAAGCTGGATAAAAGGATCTTATGA
- a CDS encoding FAD-dependent oxidoreductase → MKKLIFNKIHIILWLITVFFSSCDWTQKKVDTTAKYNWVASSEISKIKQFNEYDAIVVGSGVGGLSCASILAKNGYKVLVLEQHEQVGGFCSSYMRNGFYCTVGVEDISGLWKFGATQRLLDILELKKEDLFVLHKRTYFIGDQKIIFDGTKQDFIKQLSKYFPEEKENLEKFLNQAEQAILERSNQAEKYWDIYKKWSTVTYEQILNEFFKNEELKNILCSLLGYIGAHADQIPASGSLFVSLQYFIYGGCHPQGGVQSFVNTLKDFIEKNNGTVLTSRKVDKILVKDNKVYGINVGEQIFLSPIIIANVNAKTTFSKLLDQDNIDQNFVKAVNKLKMSTSAFVVNLGVDMDLSQHTSFISIPNSCHVLIGSNINSNLAPKGKASVTLITLAKYKDFSELNSLEYAKYKEKMAQKIIDKVEMFIPGFSKKIIFKDILTPKSYEKFTSMPEGAIYSFDFSENKNRPYFKTSVKGLYLASASVSGGGVEAVIGSGMKCANDILDKKI, encoded by the coding sequence ATGAAAAAATTAATATTTAATAAAATTCATATTATTTTATGGCTAATTACAGTATTTTTTAGCAGTTGTGATTGGACACAAAAAAAAGTTGATACTACAGCTAAATATAACTGGGTTGCTTCTAGTGAAATTTCAAAAATTAAACAATTTAATGAATATGATGCTATTGTTGTTGGTTCTGGAGTTGGTGGATTGTCATGTGCATCAATTTTAGCAAAAAATGGATATAAAGTTTTGGTTTTAGAGCAACATGAACAGGTTGGTGGATTTTGTTCTTCTTATATGCGTAATGGATTTTATTGTACAGTTGGTGTTGAAGATATAAGTGGTTTATGGAAATTTGGAGCAACGCAAAGGCTTTTGGATATTCTTGAGCTTAAAAAAGAAGATCTTTTTGTTTTACATAAACGCACATATTTTATTGGAGATCAAAAAATTATATTTGATGGAACAAAACAAGATTTTATAAAACAACTATCAAAATATTTTCCGGAAGAAAAAGAAAATCTTGAAAAATTTTTAAATCAAGCTGAACAAGCAATTTTAGAAAGATCAAATCAAGCTGAAAAATATTGGGATATTTATAAAAAATGGTCAACAGTAACATACGAACAAATTCTTAATGAATTTTTTAAAAATGAAGAACTAAAAAATATACTTTGTTCTTTGCTTGGATATATTGGAGCCCATGCAGACCAAATTCCTGCAAGTGGCAGTTTATTTGTTAGTTTGCAATATTTTATTTATGGCGGTTGCCATCCACAAGGAGGCGTCCAAAGTTTTGTTAACACACTAAAAGATTTTATTGAAAAAAACAATGGGACTGTGTTAACAAGTCGTAAAGTGGATAAAATTCTTGTAAAAGATAATAAAGTTTATGGTATTAATGTTGGAGAACAGATATTTTTAAGCCCAATTATTATTGCAAATGTTAATGCAAAGACAACATTTTCGAAACTTTTGGATCAAGATAATATTGACCAAAATTTTGTTAAAGCTGTTAATAAGTTAAAGATGTCCACATCTGCATTTGTTGTTAATTTAGGAGTTGACATGGATTTATCACAGCATACATCTTTTATATCTATTCCAAATAGTTGTCATGTATTAATTGGTTCGAATATAAATTCAAATTTGGCTCCAAAAGGTAAAGCTAGCGTGACCCTTATAACATTGGCTAAATACAAAGATTTTTCGGAATTAAACTCGTTAGAATACGCAAAATATAAAGAAAAAATGGCTCAGAAAATAATTGATAAGGTTGAAATGTTTATTCCAGGTTTTAGCAAAAAAATTATATTTAAAGATATTTTAACCCCAAAATCTTATGAAAAATTTACATCTATGCCAGAAGGGGCTATATATTCTTTTGATTTTTCCGAAAACAAAAATCGTCCATATTTTAAGACGTCTGTCAAAGGTTTATATTTGGCAAGCGCTTCAGTTTCGGGCGGTGGCGTTGAAGCTGTTATAGGTTCGGGTATGAAGTGTGCCAATGATATTTTAGATAAAAAAATATAA